One genomic segment of Rhizobium gallicum bv. gallicum R602sp includes these proteins:
- a CDS encoding ABC transporter permease produces MDAAANPTPVTPVKPPRKGLLSPTNIRRWRNFKANRRGYWSFWLFMALFVLTLFSEFIANDKPIIASYKGEILFPVLVDYPEEKFGGFLAETDYRSDVIADEIKANGWMIWPPIHYSYRSVNSNIPHSAPTPPFWLMSKEERCSGYPQGVNDPNCNYGNLNWLGTDDQARDVLARIIYGFRVSVLFGLALTICSAIVGVTAGAVQGYFGGWTDLLLQRFIEIWSSMPVLYILLIIAAILPPGFFVLLGIMLLFSWVGFVGVVRAEFLRARNFEYVRAARALGVNNRTIMWRHMLPNAMVATLTFLPFILSGSITTLTSLDFLGFGMPPGSPSLGEMIAQGKANLQAPWLGLAAFFTMSIMLSLLIFIGEAVRDAFDPRKTFA; encoded by the coding sequence ATGGATGCGGCTGCCAATCCGACGCCCGTCACGCCGGTCAAGCCACCGCGCAAGGGCCTGCTTTCCCCAACGAACATTCGCCGCTGGCGGAATTTCAAGGCAAACCGGCGCGGCTACTGGTCGTTCTGGCTGTTCATGGCGCTGTTCGTCCTGACGCTGTTTTCGGAATTCATCGCCAACGACAAGCCGATCATCGCATCCTACAAGGGTGAAATCCTGTTTCCGGTGCTGGTGGATTATCCGGAGGAAAAGTTCGGCGGCTTCCTGGCGGAAACGGATTACCGCTCGGATGTGATTGCCGACGAGATCAAAGCCAATGGCTGGATGATCTGGCCGCCGATCCATTATTCCTATCGATCGGTGAATTCCAACATCCCGCATTCCGCGCCGACGCCGCCGTTCTGGCTGATGAGCAAGGAGGAGCGCTGCTCCGGCTATCCGCAAGGCGTCAACGACCCCAATTGCAACTACGGCAATCTCAACTGGCTCGGAACGGACGACCAGGCGCGCGACGTGCTGGCGCGCATCATCTACGGTTTTCGTGTTTCCGTGCTCTTCGGCTTGGCATTGACCATCTGCTCGGCAATTGTCGGCGTGACGGCCGGCGCCGTGCAAGGTTATTTCGGCGGTTGGACGGACCTGCTACTGCAGCGCTTCATCGAGATATGGTCGTCGATGCCGGTGCTCTACATCTTGCTGATCATCGCCGCGATCCTGCCACCGGGCTTTTTTGTGCTGCTCGGCATCATGCTGCTCTTCTCATGGGTGGGGTTCGTCGGTGTCGTGCGCGCGGAGTTCTTGCGCGCCCGCAACTTCGAATATGTCCGCGCCGCCCGCGCGCTCGGTGTCAATAACCGGACGATCATGTGGCGCCATATGCTGCCGAACGCCATGGTGGCGACCTTGACGTTCCTGCCCTTCATCCTGTCCGGCTCGATCACGACGCTCACTTCGCTCGACTTCCTGGGCTTCGGCATGCCGCCCGGCTCGCCGTCGCTCGGCGAGATGATCGCGCAGGGCAAGGCCAATCTTCAGGCGCCATGGCTGGGGCTGGCGGCCTTCTTCACCATGTCGATCATGCTTTCCCTGCTGATCTTCATCGGCGAGGCCGTTCGCGACGCGTTTGACCCGAGAAAGACCTTCGCATGA
- a CDS encoding ABC transporter ATP-binding protein, producing MSQMPEPLLSVRDLSVAFHQSGETSLAVDRISFDIKKGEVVALVGESGSGKSVSANSILRLLPYPAASHPTGEIFFKGKDLLKASEKALREVRGNDITMIFQEPMTSLNPLHTIEKQIAEILDLHQGVTGQAARTRVLELLNQVGIREPEKRLKAYPHELSGGQRQRVMIAMALANRPELLIADEPTTALDVTVQAQILDLLRKLKGAHGMSLLFITHDLGIVRKFADRVCVMTKGRIVETGTVEEVFSNPKHDYTRHLLAAEPRGEPPVADPSKPLVMEGSDIRVWFPIKAGLMRRVVDHVKAVDGIDLSLRAGQTLGVVGESGSGKTTLGLALTRLISSKGRISFVGKDIADYSFTEMRPLRNQLQVVFQDPYGSLSPRMSVGDIIAEGLKVHERSQSHEERDQRVCWALEEVGLDPLTRWRYPHEFSGGQRQRIAIARAMVLKPRFVMLDEPTSALDMSVQAQVVDLLRDLQKKHDLAYLFISHDLKVVKALANDVIVMRFGKVVEQGPSAEIFRAPKDDYTKALMAAAFNIEAVPTPAVQQ from the coding sequence ATGAGCCAGATGCCTGAACCCCTTCTGTCCGTCCGCGATCTTTCCGTCGCCTTCCATCAAAGCGGTGAAACATCGCTGGCTGTCGATCGCATCTCCTTCGACATCAAGAAGGGCGAGGTCGTCGCGCTGGTCGGCGAATCCGGGTCGGGCAAGTCCGTCTCCGCAAATTCCATCCTGCGGCTTTTGCCTTATCCTGCTGCAAGCCATCCGACTGGCGAAATCTTCTTCAAGGGCAAGGATTTACTCAAGGCATCGGAAAAGGCGCTGCGCGAGGTGCGCGGCAACGACATCACGATGATCTTCCAGGAGCCGATGACCTCGCTCAATCCGCTTCACACGATCGAAAAGCAGATCGCCGAAATCCTCGATCTGCACCAGGGCGTGACGGGCCAGGCGGCCCGCACGCGGGTGCTGGAACTCTTGAACCAAGTCGGCATCCGCGAGCCGGAAAAGCGGCTGAAAGCCTATCCGCACGAGCTTTCCGGCGGCCAGCGCCAGCGCGTCATGATCGCGATGGCACTCGCCAACCGACCCGAACTGCTGATCGCCGACGAGCCGACGACGGCGCTCGATGTCACGGTCCAGGCACAGATATTGGACCTGCTGCGCAAGCTGAAAGGCGCGCACGGCATGTCGCTGCTCTTCATCACCCATGATCTCGGCATCGTCCGCAAGTTCGCTGATCGCGTCTGCGTCATGACCAAAGGCAGGATTGTCGAGACGGGTACGGTCGAAGAGGTCTTCAGCAATCCGAAGCATGACTACACCCGCCATCTCTTGGCCGCGGAGCCGCGCGGCGAGCCGCCTGTTGCCGATCCGTCCAAGCCGTTGGTGATGGAGGGCTCCGATATCCGGGTCTGGTTCCCGATCAAGGCCGGATTGATGCGCAGGGTCGTTGACCATGTGAAGGCCGTCGACGGCATCGATCTTTCGCTGCGCGCCGGCCAGACGCTCGGAGTTGTCGGCGAATCCGGCTCGGGCAAGACGACGCTTGGCCTGGCGCTCACCCGGCTGATTTCCTCCAAAGGGCGCATCAGCTTCGTCGGCAAGGATATAGCGGACTATTCGTTCACCGAAATGCGGCCGCTGCGCAACCAGCTTCAGGTCGTTTTCCAGGATCCTTACGGGTCGCTCAGTCCGCGCATGTCGGTCGGCGATATCATCGCGGAAGGGCTGAAAGTGCATGAGCGCTCGCAGTCCCATGAAGAACGGGACCAGCGCGTCTGCTGGGCGCTGGAAGAAGTTGGCCTCGACCCGCTGACCCGTTGGCGCTATCCGCACGAATTCTCCGGCGGCCAGCGTCAGCGTATCGCGATTGCCCGCGCCATGGTGCTGAAGCCGCGCTTCGTCATGCTCGACGAGCCGACATCGGCGCTCGACATGAGCGTCCAAGCGCAGGTCGTCGATCTGTTGCGCGACCTGCAGAAGAAGCACGATCTGGCCTACCTCTTCATCAGCCACGACCTGAAAGTCGTCAAGGCGCTCGCCAACGACGTCATCGTCATGCGTTTCGGCAAGGTGGTGGAGCAGGGGCCGTCTGCAGAAATTTTCCGCGCGCCGAAAGACGACTATACCAAGGCGCTGATGGCAGCCGCTTTCAATATCGAGGCAGTGCCGACGCCTGCCGTCCAGCAGTAA
- a CDS encoding 2-hydroxyacid dehydrogenase → MPARPPVLIDLKFNPEGIARILKTAFPDRGSINLADPAAKSRDLSAIDYALLWKPDADLFERAQNLKVIFSGGAGVDSFMNLSGLPDVPIVRFVDSSLTVRMSEWVVLQCLMHLRRQREHDRHQRDRIWSQMAPPEAAEITVGVMGLGVLGQDAVRKLKIMGFNVIGWSRSRKRLDGIKTFDASELDIFLSKTDFLVGLLPLTPETTGLYDARLFAKLHRGGALGKPVFINAGRGRSQVQRDIVAAIESGVLGGASLDVFEVEPLPAEDPLWGLECVFITPHDAAISEENALFRHVEAQIARYERGEPLEFVVDRKAGY, encoded by the coding sequence ATGCCCGCAAGACCTCCTGTTCTCATCGATTTGAAGTTCAACCCCGAAGGCATCGCCCGTATTCTGAAAACCGCCTTTCCGGATCGAGGCAGCATCAATCTTGCCGATCCGGCGGCCAAAAGCCGCGATTTGAGCGCGATCGACTATGCGTTGCTGTGGAAGCCGGATGCTGACCTGTTCGAACGCGCACAGAACTTGAAGGTCATCTTCTCGGGCGGTGCCGGCGTTGATAGCTTCATGAACCTTTCGGGGCTGCCCGACGTGCCGATCGTTCGCTTCGTCGACAGCAGCCTGACGGTTCGCATGAGCGAATGGGTGGTGCTGCAGTGCCTGATGCACCTGCGCCGGCAGCGCGAACATGACCGGCATCAGCGCGATCGGATCTGGAGCCAGATGGCGCCGCCGGAAGCTGCGGAAATCACCGTTGGCGTTATGGGACTTGGGGTATTGGGGCAGGATGCCGTTCGCAAGCTGAAGATCATGGGCTTCAACGTCATTGGCTGGTCGCGAAGCCGCAAACGACTTGATGGGATAAAAACCTTCGATGCAAGCGAACTCGATATCTTCCTGTCGAAGACCGATTTCCTCGTCGGCCTGCTGCCGCTAACGCCGGAAACGACGGGCCTTTATGACGCGCGGCTGTTCGCAAAGCTTCATCGGGGCGGTGCACTCGGAAAGCCGGTCTTCATCAATGCCGGGCGCGGCAGGAGCCAGGTGCAACGCGACATCGTTGCGGCGATTGAAAGCGGTGTGCTCGGCGGCGCATCGCTCGACGTCTTCGAGGTCGAGCCGCTCCCGGCAGAAGATCCGCTCTGGGGTTTGGAGTGTGTCTTCATAACCCCGCATGATGCCGCAATCTCCGAAGAGAATGCGCTCTTTCGCCATGTCGAGGCACAGATCGCCCGCTACGAGCGCGGTGAGCCGCTGGAGTTCGTGGTGGACCGGAAGGCAGGCTACTAA
- a CDS encoding flagellar basal body-associated FliL family protein, which translates to MARQMEKRWENADGRRHAEEQISAVKAKQGRTGARILMVLVVALILAFVVWIPVEIWGNREADEVAPQQPGQEIQSQSPAPAAPPTTQSGGAVPTETPNTQPPAPNVEPATPATPAPSQPAQ; encoded by the coding sequence ATGGCTCGTCAGATGGAAAAGCGCTGGGAAAACGCCGATGGAAGGCGGCATGCCGAAGAGCAGATCTCTGCGGTGAAGGCAAAGCAGGGCCGCACCGGTGCCCGCATCCTGATGGTTCTGGTCGTTGCGCTCATTCTTGCATTCGTCGTTTGGATACCGGTCGAGATCTGGGGCAACCGTGAAGCTGATGAGGTAGCGCCACAGCAGCCCGGTCAGGAAATCCAGTCCCAGTCGCCGGCACCGGCTGCGCCGCCAACCACGCAGAGTGGCGGTGCGGTTCCCACGGAGACGCCGAACACGCAGCCGCCGGCACCGAACGTTGAGCCCGCGACGCCTGCCACACCAGCGCCGTCTCAGCCGGCGCAATAG
- the pncB gene encoding nicotinate phosphoribosyltransferase — translation MAKTDIARRVYNHAWKLDPIVRSLIDTDFYKLLMLQMIWKLYPDVSTTFTLINRTKRVRLAEEIDEGELRAQLDHARTLRLSKKEMIWLAGNSFYGRAQIFEPEFLAWLSHFQLPEYELSKKDGQYVLDFHGSWKETTMWEIPALAIINEMRSRSAMKALGPFTLDVLYARAKAKMWAKVERLRELPGLRISDFGTRRRHSFLWQRWCVEALKEGIGPAFTGTSNVLLAMDSDLEAVGTNAHELPMVAAALADTDEELRNAPYKILRDWNRLYGGNLLIVLPDAFGTAAFLRDAPEWVADWTGFRPDSAPPIEGGEKIIEWWKKMGRDPRQKLLIFSDGLDVDAIIDTYKHFEGRVRMSFGWGTNLTNDFAGCAPTEISGLNPISIVCKVSEANGRPAVKLSDNPHKATGDPKEVERYLKFFGAEDRTEQTVLV, via the coding sequence ATGGCCAAGACAGATATTGCACGGCGCGTTTACAATCACGCCTGGAAGCTTGATCCCATCGTCCGTAGCCTCATCGATACGGACTTCTACAAGCTTTTGATGCTGCAAATGATCTGGAAGCTTTATCCGGATGTCAGCACCACATTCACGCTCATCAACCGCACCAAGCGCGTCCGTCTCGCCGAGGAGATCGACGAGGGGGAACTGCGCGCTCAGCTCGATCATGCCCGCACGCTGCGGCTCTCCAAGAAGGAGATGATCTGGCTCGCCGGTAACAGTTTTTATGGCCGTGCGCAGATTTTCGAGCCGGAGTTCCTCGCCTGGCTTTCTCATTTCCAGCTGCCGGAATACGAGCTGTCGAAGAAGGACGGCCAGTACGTGCTCGATTTCCATGGCTCGTGGAAAGAGACGACGATGTGGGAAATCCCGGCGCTTGCGATTATCAACGAGATGCGCTCGCGCTCGGCGATGAAGGCGCTCGGACCCTTCACGCTCGATGTGCTTTATGCGCGTGCCAAAGCCAAGATGTGGGCAAAGGTAGAGCGGCTGCGCGAATTGCCTGGCCTGCGTATCTCCGATTTCGGCACACGCCGCCGCCACAGCTTTCTGTGGCAACGCTGGTGCGTTGAGGCGCTGAAGGAAGGTATTGGCCCCGCTTTCACTGGCACAAGCAATGTATTGCTCGCTATGGATTCCGATTTGGAAGCGGTAGGAACGAACGCCCACGAGCTGCCGATGGTGGCCGCCGCACTTGCAGACACCGACGAGGAGTTGCGCAACGCGCCCTACAAGATCCTGCGGGACTGGAACAGGCTTTACGGCGGCAACCTCTTGATCGTCCTGCCGGATGCCTTCGGTACCGCAGCCTTCCTGCGTGACGCGCCCGAGTGGGTCGCTGATTGGACCGGCTTCCGTCCGGACAGTGCCCCGCCGATCGAGGGCGGCGAGAAGATCATCGAGTGGTGGAAGAAAATGGGCCGCGATCCGCGCCAGAAGCTGCTGATTTTCTCGGATGGACTCGATGTTGACGCGATCATCGACACCTACAAGCATTTCGAGGGCCGTGTTCGCATGAGCTTCGGCTGGGGCACCAACCTGACCAACGATTTTGCGGGCTGCGCCCCGACTGAAATTTCCGGCCTCAACCCAATCTCGATCGTCTGCAAGGTCAGCGAGGCAAACGGCCGCCCCGCGGTCAAGCTCTCCGACAATCCTCATAAGGCAACCGGAGACCCGAAAGAGGTCGAGCGTTACCTCAAATTCTTCGGCGCGGAGGACCGCACTGAGCAGACGGTTCTCGTCTGA
- a CDS encoding DUF72 domain-containing protein: MARNGTIRIGISGWTYAPWRGVFYPGGLPQKHELHFAARSFASIEINGTFYGLQKPDAFARWREATPDGFVFAVKGSRYITHLKRLRDVETPLANFMASGLLRLGPKLGPILWQFPPTMKFDAELFARFLAMLPKDTDDAAKLAKRHDDRLNGRDWLESDVQQPLRHALEIRHDSFCAKEFIELLRKHHVGLVCADTVEWPRLMDVTADFVYCRLHGSEELYVSGYDDAALDAWAKRIAAWARGHEPEDAHRVLPPLKTSAKGRDVFVYFDNDVKVRAPTDARSLAQRLGVATPFEEAAMSAKPRRKGRRSEKEEARPHWPSP; the protein is encoded by the coding sequence ATGGCAAGGAACGGCACCATCCGTATCGGCATATCCGGCTGGACCTATGCGCCGTGGCGCGGGGTATTTTACCCTGGAGGCCTGCCGCAGAAGCACGAATTGCATTTTGCCGCGCGCAGTTTTGCCTCCATTGAAATCAACGGCACGTTTTACGGATTGCAAAAGCCTGACGCCTTTGCGCGTTGGCGGGAGGCGACACCGGACGGCTTTGTCTTCGCCGTTAAAGGTTCACGCTACATCACGCATTTGAAGCGGCTTCGCGACGTCGAGACGCCGCTTGCCAATTTCATGGCGTCCGGCCTCCTGCGGCTGGGGCCAAAGCTCGGCCCCATTCTTTGGCAGTTTCCGCCGACCATGAAATTCGACGCAGAACTTTTCGCGCGATTTCTGGCAATGCTGCCGAAAGATACGGATGACGCGGCAAAGCTTGCAAAGCGCCATGATGACCGGCTGAACGGCCGTGACTGGCTGGAAAGCGATGTGCAGCAGCCGCTTCGTCACGCGCTGGAAATTCGCCACGACAGTTTTTGCGCCAAGGAATTCATCGAACTGCTGCGAAAACATCACGTGGGGCTCGTCTGCGCCGACACGGTCGAGTGGCCGCGCCTGATGGATGTCACTGCCGACTTCGTCTATTGCCGTCTTCATGGATCCGAGGAGCTTTATGTCAGCGGATACGACGATGCGGCGCTCGATGCATGGGCCAAACGTATCGCGGCATGGGCGCGCGGACACGAGCCGGAAGATGCCCATCGCGTACTGCCGCCGCTCAAGACGTCAGCCAAAGGCCGTGACGTCTTCGTCTATTTCGACAACGACGTGAAGGTTCGCGCGCCGACAGATGCACGCTCGCTTGCCCAAAGGCTTGGCGTTGCCACGCCATTCGAGGAGGCGGCCATGTCAGCAAAACCACGCAGAAAAGGCCGGCGGAGCGAAAAGGAGGAGGCGAGGCCGCACTGGCCCTCCCCGTAA
- a CDS encoding DUF2735 domain-containing protein, producing the protein MPANVHRETAKIYQFPVKFRRSDERFGARQPLDIDPDVCDAAFDTWYHEDAIREAEEKRKPQA; encoded by the coding sequence ATGCCAGCAAATGTCCATCGCGAAACCGCGAAGATCTATCAGTTCCCAGTAAAATTCCGCAGGTCGGACGAACGCTTTGGGGCCCGCCAGCCGCTCGACATCGATCCCGATGTCTGCGACGCCGCCTTCGATACCTGGTACCACGAAGACGCCATTCGCGAAGCCGAAGAAAAGCGAAAACCGCAAGCCTGA
- a CDS encoding glutamine synthetase beta-grasp domain-containing protein yields the protein MTKYKLEYIWLDGYTPTPNLRGKTQIKEFDAFPALEQLPLWGFDGSSTMQAEGRSSDCVLKPVAVYPDPARTNGALVMCEVMMPDGVTPHPSNSRATILDDEDAWFGFEQEYFFYENGRPLGFPEQGYPAPQGPYYTGVGYKNVGSVAREIVEEHLDLCLAAGINHEGINAEVAKGQWEFQIFGKGSKRAADQIWMARYLLLRLCEKYGIDIEFHCKPLGDTDWNGSGMHCNFSTKFMREVGGKAYFEALMAQFDKNLQAHIDVYGPDNHLRLTGKHETAPWNKFSYGVADRGASIRVPHSFVKNDYKGYLEDRRPNSQGCPYQIASQVLKTISEVPTSGFASAAA from the coding sequence ATGACAAAGTATAAGCTCGAGTACATCTGGCTCGACGGTTACACACCGACGCCGAACCTGCGCGGCAAAACGCAGATTAAGGAATTTGACGCATTTCCTGCTCTTGAGCAGCTTCCGCTCTGGGGCTTTGATGGTTCCTCCACGATGCAGGCCGAAGGCCGCAGCTCCGATTGCGTGCTGAAGCCTGTTGCCGTCTACCCGGACCCGGCCCGTACCAACGGCGCTCTCGTCATGTGCGAAGTCATGATGCCCGATGGCGTCACGCCGCATCCGTCGAACAGCCGCGCAACCATCCTCGATGATGAAGACGCCTGGTTCGGCTTCGAGCAGGAATACTTCTTCTACGAGAATGGCCGTCCCCTCGGCTTCCCGGAGCAGGGTTATCCGGCTCCGCAGGGTCCGTACTACACCGGTGTCGGCTACAAGAACGTCGGCAGCGTTGCTCGCGAAATCGTTGAAGAGCATCTCGACCTCTGCTTGGCTGCTGGCATCAACCACGAAGGCATCAATGCCGAAGTGGCCAAGGGCCAGTGGGAATTCCAGATCTTCGGCAAGGGCTCCAAGCGCGCCGCCGACCAGATCTGGATGGCTCGCTACCTGCTTCTCCGCCTCTGCGAGAAGTACGGCATCGACATCGAGTTCCACTGCAAGCCGCTCGGCGACACGGACTGGAACGGCTCGGGCATGCATTGCAACTTCTCGACCAAGTTTATGCGCGAAGTCGGCGGCAAGGCCTACTTCGAAGCGCTCATGGCGCAGTTTGACAAGAACCTGCAGGCTCACATCGATGTTTACGGTCCGGACAACCACCTGCGCCTGACCGGCAAGCACGAGACGGCCCCGTGGAACAAGTTCAGCTATGGCGTCGCCGACCGCGGCGCGTCGATCCGCGTTCCGCACTCCTTCGTCAAGAACGACTACAAGGGCTATCTGGAAGATCGCCGCCCGAACTCGCAGGGCTGCCCTTACCAGATCGCTTCGCAGGTCCTGAAGACGATTTCGGAAGTCCCGACCTCCGGCTTCGCTTCGGCTGCTGCCTAA
- a CDS encoding DUF763 domain-containing protein has product MAQRAGSADLPLHGGRVPKWLGERMTKLGAVITEAVVHHYGRDELLRRLAHPFWFQSFGAVMGMDWHSSGITTSVLGALKRGLTPLSSELGLHVCGGRGSHSRKTPGELVAIGDRVGFDGGALATASRLVAKVDSAAVQDGFDLYLHGFIVTDDGKWVVVQQGMNGDKRQARRYHWLSEGLESFVNSPHTAIEGRRQGNIINLADRRAERSRTGQLDLLTTLGPDGILREAAALARDIAKPAPQPDQPLLPHLILPAHHDVREKDVNMKRLHGNLAAAADRGPEDFEQLLLVPGVGARTVQALAMVAEVVHGAPCRFSDPARFSLAHGGKDRHPFPVPLKVYDETIKVMRSAVQKGRLGREEELQALKRLDDQSRQLERYVTGPDLKEIVAGEFRTSSDWGGRSVFGWEKKDSP; this is encoded by the coding sequence ATGGCACAACGAGCAGGCAGCGCTGATCTTCCATTGCATGGCGGCAGAGTTCCGAAGTGGCTCGGCGAGCGGATGACGAAGCTCGGCGCAGTGATCACCGAAGCAGTCGTGCACCATTATGGCCGGGATGAACTGCTCCGGCGCCTCGCGCATCCCTTTTGGTTCCAGTCTTTCGGTGCCGTGATGGGCATGGATTGGCATTCATCAGGCATAACCACCAGCGTGCTTGGCGCTCTCAAGCGCGGGCTAACTCCGCTTTCAAGCGAACTTGGCCTTCATGTCTGCGGTGGCCGCGGATCGCATTCGCGCAAGACGCCGGGCGAACTCGTTGCGATCGGTGATCGAGTTGGTTTCGACGGCGGGGCGCTCGCGACTGCGAGCAGGCTTGTGGCAAAAGTCGATAGCGCCGCCGTTCAGGATGGCTTTGATCTCTATCTCCATGGCTTCATCGTCACGGATGACGGCAAATGGGTCGTGGTGCAGCAAGGCATGAATGGCGACAAGCGTCAGGCCCGGCGCTATCACTGGCTCTCGGAAGGTCTCGAGAGCTTCGTCAATTCGCCGCATACGGCAATCGAGGGCCGCAGGCAGGGCAATATCATCAATCTGGCCGACAGGCGTGCCGAGCGTTCGCGTACCGGGCAGCTTGATCTTCTAACAACGCTCGGTCCGGACGGTATTTTGCGCGAAGCGGCAGCTTTGGCACGCGATATCGCAAAGCCCGCACCGCAGCCCGACCAGCCGCTTTTGCCGCATCTCATCTTGCCCGCCCATCACGACGTCCGCGAAAAGGACGTCAACATGAAGCGCCTGCATGGCAATCTTGCAGCCGCCGCTGACCGCGGACCGGAAGATTTTGAGCAGCTTCTGCTCGTGCCCGGCGTCGGAGCGCGAACGGTACAGGCGCTGGCGATGGTTGCCGAAGTGGTTCATGGTGCGCCCTGCCGCTTTTCCGATCCTGCGCGTTTCTCGCTTGCCCACGGCGGCAAGGACCGGCATCCCTTTCCCGTCCCGCTGAAGGTCTATGACGAGACGATCAAGGTGATGAGGTCGGCCGTGCAGAAGGGCAGGCTCGGCCGCGAGGAGGAGCTGCAGGCCCTGAAACGCCTCGACGACCAGTCCCGCCAGCTCGAGCGATATGTCACTGGCCCAGACCTCAAGGAGATCGTCGCCGGCGAATTCCGAACCTCATCCGACTGGGGCGGCAGAAGCGTCTTCGGCTGGGAGAAAAAGGATTCGCCTTAA
- a CDS encoding BMP family lipoprotein — MKKTLLSFLAVAAMSTTALAADVKPALVYGTGGKFDKSFNEAAYNGAEKFKAETGIAYRDFEPTGDTQGEQAIRNFASRGFNPVVAVSFAWTSAIEKVAAEFPDTKFIIVDSVVDKPNVRSVVYKEEEGSFLVGVLAGMASKTGKVGFVGGMDIPLIRKFECGYEQGARSVKADIEVFQNMTGTTGAAWNDPVRGGELTKNQIDQGADVIYAAAGATGLGVLQTAADNKKFSIGVDSNQNHLHPGSVLTSMVKRVDLAVYNAYADTKNDKFTGGVQALGVKEDGVGAAIDDNNKPLITPEMQAAVDKAKADIIAGTIKVHDYTTDNSCPK; from the coding sequence ATGAAAAAAACCCTTCTTTCTTTCCTGGCCGTGGCCGCGATGTCCACGACGGCGCTCGCTGCCGACGTCAAGCCGGCTCTGGTTTACGGCACTGGCGGAAAGTTCGACAAGTCTTTCAACGAAGCAGCCTATAATGGCGCTGAGAAGTTCAAGGCTGAAACCGGCATAGCCTATCGCGACTTCGAGCCGACCGGCGACACACAGGGTGAGCAGGCGATCCGCAACTTCGCAAGCCGCGGCTTCAACCCGGTGGTGGCCGTGTCCTTCGCATGGACCTCGGCAATCGAAAAGGTTGCTGCAGAATTCCCGGACACCAAGTTCATCATCGTCGATTCAGTCGTCGACAAGCCGAATGTCCGCTCGGTCGTCTATAAGGAAGAAGAAGGCTCGTTCCTCGTCGGCGTTCTCGCCGGCATGGCTTCCAAGACCGGTAAGGTCGGGTTCGTCGGGGGCATGGATATTCCTTTGATCCGCAAGTTCGAATGCGGCTATGAGCAGGGCGCCCGCTCCGTCAAGGCGGACATAGAAGTCTTTCAGAACATGACCGGCACAACCGGCGCTGCCTGGAACGACCCGGTTCGTGGCGGCGAGCTTACCAAAAACCAGATCGACCAGGGCGCCGACGTCATTTACGCCGCTGCAGGCGCGACTGGCCTCGGTGTTTTGCAGACGGCTGCCGACAACAAGAAGTTTTCGATCGGCGTCGATTCCAACCAGAACCATCTGCATCCGGGCTCCGTGCTGACCTCGATGGTCAAGCGCGTCGATCTCGCCGTCTATAACGCCTACGCCGATACGAAGAACGACAAGTTCACCGGTGGCGTGCAGGCTCTCGGCGTCAAGGAAGACGGCGTCGGCGCTGCGATCGACGACAACAACAAGCCGCTGATCACCCCGGAAATGCAGGCCGCCGTCGACAAGGCAAAGGCTGACATCATCGCAGGAACCATCAAGGTTCACGATTACACGACGGACAACTCTTGCCCGAAGTGA